The Paenibacillus beijingensis nucleotide sequence TCCGAATTAAATCGTCCGGCCCGATCGTGGAATGCTCCGCTCCCGAACCATCCGACACAATGGTAGTATATGTACCCTGTAGATAGCCGCCCTGTGCAAACACCCAGGTTCAAGTAAAATGGGTGCGAGCGGATATTTTCCGTCCGCCGCCGTGAAAAGGCAGGAGCGTGACGGCAAGCATGAGAACAACGAACGAAATATAGTACGGGGATACGAGGTGCCGTAAATGTCCGGCGAGCATCGGGCCCAGAAAGGAACCGACCGAAAACGCGATCGACAGAAAAGAAAACGTCCGGCCGTAACGCGAACTGCCGCTCAGCTCGATCAGCAGCGTGGACAAGGCGGGAAAAATGATTCCTTTGGCCATCCCGACCAGCAGCAGCATAAGGGCAAACGGTGCACCGACCCCAAAGGCAATTGCAAAATAAACAAGCGCCAGCATGAACGCCCCCCAGAGCGAGCGGCGGAAGGCGGACAGCCGGTTCAGGAACAGCATCGACAGCGTAATGAGCCCGCCCGCGCTGACAACGGAAAACAAGAGACCAGTCGTCATGATCCCTTCCTTGGTCGTATTCATGAGCGGCAGCTCAAACGAAAGAATGCCCTGGGAGCAGCTAAGCGCAACCGGGAGCAGAAATACAAGCCATGGATAGGAACGGGACGAATCGCTTCCGTGCGGCAGCTCCGCTGCTGCCGGAGCGGTATGGGAGGCCAGCGAGAGTCTATTTCTGCCGGCGCGGCCGCCGCGTTCTGAACGGGGACCAATTGCGGCAGCTTTGCCGGGCTGGACGTTCGAATACGTCTCAGCCGGTTGATCTCGGACGAACAGCAGCGCGCATACGGCGGTTGCGATCAGGATCCAGCCAAGCAGATAGAAGGCCATCGTGAACCCGAGCTTGGCAACCAGATAAGCACCGGCAGCGGGGGAGAAAACCGAAGCGAGCGTGTGCACCAGCCCGTTGCCGGCCATCAGCTTCCCCTGCTGCTCGCTGCTGCGGGCCATCCGCGCGAGCAGCGCCATGCAGGCTGGAGAAAGGAAAGCCAGCACAAAGCCGCTGATCGAGCGGAGCACGAGCAGCTGCCACGGATTGGCGGCGCGCGATTGCAGCAGCAGAATAATGCCCGCTCCGAGCAGGCTGAATACAATGAACATACGGCTGCCGTAACGGTCGACGCTGAAGCCGGCAATCATGTTGCCGGGCAGATGGGTGATGGAATATAAACCCATCATCAGCCCGATAAATGACGGAGCGGCGCCAAGCGAAACGGCGTACGGCGTCAGAATAGGGTACTGGGCATGAAGATCGAAGAACGCAACGAACAGAAACAGGTAAAGCCACACGGCCGTTTTCATGCTTAGCCTCCTTTCTTATTCACCACACTTACTTGTACGTGGACAGGGGGCCGGATATGTCTACCGCTTCCGTCCCCGCTTCCCGGCAGCGTTTACGCTCTGTCCCCTGTAGGTTATAATGGGAGGTAAATGAATTTTTTTTGTAAAACCAGAGGGGGTACTTCAAAGCAATGGATATACAATACGATTGGACGACATGGAGTCAGTTTTTCAAGGAAAACTGGATCGTGCTCGCAGTGGCTCTCGTCATTTTGCTGGCCGTGATCGGCATTGTGAAGACAGTCGCCAAGTGGGCGCTCGTGGCGGTCATCGTAATCGGCATCGTTGTTTACAGCGGATACAACCTGCAGGATTTGAAGGATTTGGGCACGAAGGTGACGGACTCGGTCAAGGAGCAGGCGGTTAATGCGATGATCGGGGAAGCGCAGGATGCCACTTATACGAATAACGGCGACGGCACATACACCGTCAAAACGAAAAACGTCGAATTAACGGGCAAAATTGGGGGCAGCGAGGTAGCCGTATCGTATCGCGGCACTTCGCTCGGCACCTGGAAAATAGATCAAACGATTCGAGGATTGATTGACCGGGCCAAAAACGATGTATAACCGCACGGCTTCCAGGAGGTGCTTGACATGACATCATGGGCGGATATGCTGCTGAAGTTGGAACCGGTTGCGCTGCTTGTGCTGCTGATCCTGCTCGGATCGTTTATGCAGGGATTGTTCCGCGGCGCTTCCGGTTCGGCAAACCGGCTGTTTATATTTTTGTGGGAGGGCGTGCTGCTGGTCGTCTCCCTCTTTCTGGCCGGAAGGATTGCGGGGGCTGCTTCTGCGCCCGTCCGCAATTGGCTGATGGCAAGCGTAGAGGTTCCCGCCCGGCAGCTCGGCGCTTTGGAACAAGCATGGTATACGTTCGCCACAAGCGTTCGCGACTTCGCGATGCTTCGTTTCGGCGTTTTGTTTCTGATCGCTTACATGCTGCTGCGGTTTCTGTTTTCTTTTCTGAGTCCGCTCGCCTGGATGCTCTTTGCCGGCCTGTCCGGCGGCCTGAAGGCGGGGGAGAAGACGATTCCGGGAGGGCGGGTCATCAGCAGGCTGACCGGCGCGCTGATCGGCGTGCTGCATGGGGCTGCCCGCTCGCTCGTACTGATCGCGATATTGTTCATCTATGTTTCCTTGTTCCCGGTCGCTCCGTTTACGGACGGCATTAAAGCTTCCCCGGTATATAAAGAAGCGTCCGCGAAGCTGCTGCAGCCGGTAGCGGGACAAGTGTTAGAGAAGAGCGGACCGGTCATTACGAAGGCGGTCGGCGATGAATTTCAACAAATCTTGCAGCGCAAGTATGAAATTATCGATTATAACATTCCGTCCGATATTAACGGCGCCGCCAAAGAGATCGTCAATGGGAAACAGACGGACGAGGAGCGGGCGCGCGCTCTTTATGACTGGCTCGGCGATCGCATCGCCTACGATTGGGATAAGGCGAACAACTATATTAACAACGGCGTTTGGAAGGAGCAGACGCCCGAGGAGACGTTTGCGACGCGCAAGGGCGTCTGCATCGATACGGCGCGCCTGTATGCGGTAATGGCGCGGTCGGTCGGCCTTGAAGTGCGCGTCGTCACCGGTCAAGGTGCGGACGGCAGGGGCGGCTTTGGTCCGCATGCCTGGAACGAAGTGAAGCTGGCGGACGACGGCGGCAGGTGGGTTCCGCTGGACGCGACATGGGCTTCCTCCGGCGACTGGTTCGACACGCCCGATTTTGACAAAACCCATTTTCGGGAAGTGTAGCGAAAGTTCCGGGGGATTCTGCCGTATCTCGGCAAAACCGAATGGAGACCAGAATCGTTATTGTATCAAGATGTCATTCGATCAGGGATATTGAGATCAATATTGGTTTATTGCGAATGCAGCAAGGAGTGATCAGTTCAAGTGCATGAAGATGATCCGCAGAAGCGGGATGTCGTTAACCGGCGAAATTTCTCGCTGCGGTTGAACGTGTTTTTTTTCGCCGCGTTTTTTCTATTCAGCGTTCTTATTGTGCGGCTGGCGATTTTGCAGTTTGTAGAGGGACCTTCTCTTTCCAAGGAAGAGAGCAGCATGGGAACCCGGAATGTGAAAATTCCGCCCATCCGCGGCGACATTTACGATTCATCGGGCTACCCGATTGCGTATTCGACGTCGACGCAGTCGCTTTATTTTACGATCCAGACCGGATTCAAGACGGAGGAAGCCAAGTCGCTCGCCAACAAGCTGGAAGCCGCATTTACCAAATACGGCAATCCGGCGAAAGCGATGACGGTCGACGACATCATCCGGCAGATGGATTTGGGTTTCAAGCAGAACACGGTATCCGTTCCGCGCCGGATTAAGTCGGGCCTCACCAACGAAGAAATCGCCTACTTTTCGGAGCACAGGGACGAATTTCCGAGCATCGACATCGTCGAGGAGAGCGTCCGCAATTACGACAAAAGCACGATCGCGGTCCAGCTCGTCGGTTATTTGAAGAAGTACAGGGGCGTCAAAGACAGCGTCGACAAGTATAAGGAAATGAAGGCCGAGGAAGACCCCAAGCTTCAATATCTCGATGACGAAGAGGTCGGCATGGACGGTCTGGAAATGCTGTACCAGGACGTGCTGCGCGGCAAGAACGGGTTGAAATCGTATCCGGTCAACGCTGCCAGCCGCATCATCGGGCCGGTGCAAATTACGAACCCTGAGCGGGGAGACGATCTGTACCTGACCTTGAACAAAAACGTTCAAATGGCGGCCGAGCAGGCGATCACCGACCAGCTCTACAAGCTGAAGCATGCGACGAGCGTGCCCCTAAGAGAGGGAAACCAGGCGACGACCGGCTATGCGGTGGCGATGGAAGTAAAGACCGGCAAAGTGATCGCGATGGCGAGCATGCCGGATTATGATCCGAATGTATGGTCCGGCGGCAAAATCAGTCAGGAGGATCTGAAAAACATCCAGTACTTTCAGTCAAACGGCGCGATCCGTCAAGTATACCCGCCTTACGACGATGCGAAGCAGCGCAACCGTCATCCGTCTTCGCTGGTGCCGCTCGGATCGACGCAAAAACCGTTGACGGTGCTGATCGGATTGAAAGAGGATCTGTATTCGACGGATTTTGTATATCATGATTCCGGCGTGTTCTCGTTCGGTAAAAAAGGGTACCAGGTATCCGTTCGCAACTCTTCCAATCACGCATACGGTCCCATCGACCCGGCGATGTCAATCGCCCACTCCTCCAACACGTTCATGTCGGAGATGATC carries:
- a CDS encoding MFS transporter gives rise to the protein MKTAVWLYLFLFVAFFDLHAQYPILTPYAVSLGAAPSFIGLMMGLYSITHLPGNMIAGFSVDRYGSRMFIVFSLLGAGIILLLQSRAANPWQLLVLRSISGFVLAFLSPACMALLARMARSSEQQGKLMAGNGLVHTLASVFSPAAGAYLVAKLGFTMAFYLLGWILIATAVCALLFVRDQPAETYSNVQPGKAAAIGPRSERGGRAGRNRLSLASHTAPAAAELPHGSDSSRSYPWLVFLLPVALSCSQGILSFELPLMNTTKEGIMTTGLLFSVVSAGGLITLSMLFLNRLSAFRRSLWGAFMLALVYFAIAFGVGAPFALMLLLVGMAKGIIFPALSTLLIELSGSSRYGRTFSFLSIAFSVGSFLGPMLAGHLRHLVSPYYISFVVLMLAVTLLPFHGGGRKISARTHFT
- a CDS encoding transglutaminase-like domain-containing protein, with amino-acid sequence MTSWADMLLKLEPVALLVLLILLGSFMQGLFRGASGSANRLFIFLWEGVLLVVSLFLAGRIAGAASAPVRNWLMASVEVPARQLGALEQAWYTFATSVRDFAMLRFGVLFLIAYMLLRFLFSFLSPLAWMLFAGLSGGLKAGEKTIPGGRVISRLTGALIGVLHGAARSLVLIAILFIYVSLFPVAPFTDGIKASPVYKEASAKLLQPVAGQVLEKSGPVITKAVGDEFQQILQRKYEIIDYNIPSDINGAAKEIVNGKQTDEERARALYDWLGDRIAYDWDKANNYINNGVWKEQTPEETFATRKGVCIDTARLYAVMARSVGLEVRVVTGQGADGRGGFGPHAWNEVKLADDGGRWVPLDATWASSGDWFDTPDFDKTHFREV
- a CDS encoding peptidoglycan D,D-transpeptidase FtsI family protein — protein: MHEDDPQKRDVVNRRNFSLRLNVFFFAAFFLFSVLIVRLAILQFVEGPSLSKEESSMGTRNVKIPPIRGDIYDSSGYPIAYSTSTQSLYFTIQTGFKTEEAKSLANKLEAAFTKYGNPAKAMTVDDIIRQMDLGFKQNTVSVPRRIKSGLTNEEIAYFSEHRDEFPSIDIVEESVRNYDKSTIAVQLVGYLKKYRGVKDSVDKYKEMKAEEDPKLQYLDDEEVGMDGLEMLYQDVLRGKNGLKSYPVNAASRIIGPVQITNPERGDDLYLTLNKNVQMAAEQAITDQLYKLKHATSVPLREGNQATTGYAVAMEVKTGKVIAMASMPDYDPNVWSGGKISQEDLKNIQYFQSNGAIRQVYPPYDDAKQRNRHPSSLVPLGSTQKPLTVLIGLKEDLYSTDFVYHDSGVFSFGKKGYQVSVRNSSNHAYGPIDPAMSIAHSSNTFMSEMIGNKLYMKYGRKGVDIWDGYVKQFGLGVSTESGLPGESKGVVDYYHEADSGSAQSALIYASFGQQGRYTALQLAQYAAALGSRGKRMQPQFVNEIKDADGNVVQSFKPKVLNSVTYPDSYWNEIFRGMSKVSVQGFDGANYSFLRKTGTSEQDVGDRKKVENAVFIALAPAENPVIAVSVVIPDGGFGGYGAAPVARQIIDAYDDYIGLNGTPRKAANAPASGGAAGNASAGTAPAGTAATGTANTDTAAAAGAAR